The following DNA comes from Phytohabitans rumicis.
TCCGACGCCAACCTCCGTCAAGCCCACCACCGCCAAGCCGACGCCCCCGCCCACCACCCCGCCGCCCACGTTTCCGCAGTCGGGCGAGGGAACGTTTCGCAAGGCCAGCGGCAGCGCGAAGCGGGTCGGCACCGGAAAGGTGCTGCGCTACCGGGTCGAGGTGGAGCGGGGCCTGGACGAGGATCCGGAGGAGTTCGCCGAGTGGGTCGACCAGATCCTGGCCGACCCGCGGGGATGGACGGCCGCCGGCCAGTGGGCCTTTCAACGCCCGGCCGCCGGCAGCGTGGACTTCATCGTGCGGCTCTCCACGCCGGACACCGTCGACCGCATCTGCGGCTCGTACGGCCTGGACACCGGCGGCGAGGTCTCCTGCCGTGGCCAGGAGAACGTCATCATCAACATAAAACGGTGGCTCCTGGCGATCCCGGCCTACAACGGCAATGTGGACATGTACCGCCATACGGTGGTCAACCATGAGGTGGGTCACTTCCTGGGCCACAGGCACGCCACCTGCCCCGGAAAGGGCAAACCGGCACCCGTCATGCAGACCCACATCTACGGCATGCACGGTTG
Coding sequences within:
- a CDS encoding DUF3152 domain-containing protein → MKSVVVAALAAVVGGLLIATAGYAIGDNSGTPAAWSGASSDPTPTSVKPTTAKPTPPPTTPPPTFPQSGEGTFRKASGSAKRVGTGKVLRYRVEVERGLDEDPEEFAEWVDQILADPRGWTAAGQWAFQRPAAGSVDFIVRLSTPDTVDRICGSYGLDTGGEVSCRGQENVIINIKRWLLAIPAYNGNVDMYRHTVVNHEVGHFLGHRHATCPGKGKPAPVMQTHIYGMHGCVPNGWPYPNRG